The proteins below are encoded in one region of Neisseria bacilliformis:
- the asd gene encoding aspartate-semialdehyde dehydrogenase yields the protein MKVGFVGWRGMVGSVLMQRMREENDFARIPEAYFFTTSNVGGAAPDFGQAAKTLLDANDIAELAKMDIVVTCQGGDYTKSVFQPLRDSGWSGYWIDAASALRMKDDAIIVLDPVNRNVIDNGLKNGVKNYIGGNCTVSLMLMALGGLFQNDLVEWATSMTYQAASGAGAKNMRELISGMGAIHSQVAEELADPASAILDIDRKVSDFLRSEDYPKANFGVPLAGSLIPWIDADLGNGQSKEEWKGGAETNKILGRSDNPTVIDGLCVRVGAMRCHSQAITLKLKKDLPVAEIETILAGVNDWVKVVPNEKEASIHELTPAKVTGTLTVPVGRIRKLGMGGEYISAFTVGDQLLWGAAEPVRRVLRIVLGNLD from the coding sequence ATGAAAGTAGGATTTGTCGGCTGGCGCGGCATGGTCGGCTCGGTGCTGATGCAGCGTATGCGCGAAGAAAATGACTTCGCCCGCATCCCCGAAGCGTATTTCTTCACCACATCCAACGTCGGCGGCGCAGCCCCCGATTTCGGTCAGGCAGCCAAAACGCTGCTTGACGCAAACGACATCGCCGAACTGGCGAAAATGGACATCGTCGTAACCTGCCAGGGCGGCGACTACACCAAATCCGTGTTCCAACCCCTGCGCGATTCCGGCTGGAGTGGCTACTGGATCGACGCGGCCTCCGCGCTGCGCATGAAAGACGACGCGATCATCGTGCTCGACCCCGTCAACCGCAACGTGATCGACAACGGCCTCAAAAACGGCGTGAAAAACTACATCGGCGGTAACTGCACCGTTTCGCTAATGCTGATGGCGCTGGGCGGCCTGTTCCAAAACGACTTGGTCGAATGGGCGACCAGCATGACTTACCAGGCCGCATCCGGTGCGGGCGCGAAAAACATGCGCGAACTCATCAGCGGCATGGGCGCGATCCACAGCCAAGTGGCCGAAGAGCTAGCCGACCCCGCCAGCGCGATTCTCGACATCGACCGCAAAGTTTCCGATTTTCTGCGCAGCGAAGACTATCCCAAAGCCAACTTCGGCGTGCCGCTCGCCGGCAGCCTGATTCCGTGGATTGACGCGGATTTGGGCAACGGCCAGTCGAAAGAAGAATGGAAAGGCGGCGCGGAAACCAACAAAATCCTCGGCCGCAGCGACAACCCCACCGTGATCGACGGCCTGTGCGTGCGCGTCGGCGCAATGCGCTGCCACAGTCAGGCCATCACCCTGAAACTGAAAAAAGACTTGCCCGTCGCCGAAATCGAAACCATCTTGGCCGGCGTAAACGACTGGGTGAAAGTCGTGCCCAACGAAAAAGAAGCCAGCATTCACGAGCTGACGCCCGCCAAAGTAACCGGCACGCTCACCGTGCCCGTCGGCCGCATCCGCAAACTCGGCATGGGCGGCGAATACATCAGCGCGTTCACCGTCGGCGACCAGCTCCTCTGGGGCGCGGCCGAACCCGTCCGCCGCGTATTGCGCATCGTGCTGGGCAACCTTGATTAA
- the fnr gene encoding fumarate/nitrate reduction transcriptional regulator Fnr, translated as MPAHTLHQPIKTLCSSCSLRELCLPVGLHPNEFEQLDTVIKQSHRLKKGEFLFRVGETFHSLFAIRTGFFKTTIATQDGRDQVTGFFMSGELIGMDGICMRTHSCDAVALEDSEVCELPFGHIEELGKTIPSIQSHLFRLMSREIVRDQGVMLLLGNMRAEERIAAFLLNLSQRLHYRGFAANDFILRMSREEIGSYLGLKLETVSRTLSRFHQEELIAVEHKHIRLLKPEILNKMVSGGMHAV; from the coding sequence ATGCCCGCACACACTTTGCACCAACCGATAAAGACGCTGTGTTCGTCCTGCTCGCTGCGGGAGCTGTGCCTGCCGGTCGGCTTGCACCCCAATGAGTTCGAGCAGCTGGACACGGTGATCAAGCAGAGCCACCGCCTGAAAAAAGGCGAGTTTCTGTTCCGCGTGGGCGAAACCTTCCATTCGCTGTTTGCCATCCGCACCGGCTTCTTCAAAACCACCATCGCCACGCAGGACGGGCGCGACCAGGTAACCGGCTTTTTTATGTCGGGCGAGCTGATCGGGATGGACGGCATCTGTATGCGCACCCACAGCTGCGACGCGGTCGCCCTGGAAGACAGCGAAGTGTGCGAGCTGCCCTTCGGCCACATCGAGGAATTGGGCAAAACCATCCCCAGCATCCAAAGCCATCTTTTCAGACTGATGAGCCGGGAAATCGTGCGCGACCAGGGCGTGATGCTGCTGCTGGGCAATATGCGTGCGGAAGAGCGGATTGCCGCCTTCCTGCTGAACCTGTCGCAGCGGCTGCACTATCGCGGCTTCGCCGCCAACGATTTCATCCTGCGCATGTCGCGCGAGGAAATCGGCAGCTATCTGGGGCTGAAACTGGAAACGGTAAGCCGCACCCTTTCGCGCTTCCATCAGGAAGAGCTGATTGCGGTGGAACACAAGCACATCCGCCTGCTCAAACCCGAAATACTGAACAAAATGGTGTCCGGCGGCATGCATGCCGTCTGA
- a CDS encoding sodium-dependent transporter yields MKTPSSWSSKIGFILSAAGSAIGLGAIWKFPYTAGTNGGAVFFLLFLIFTVLVALPVQLAEFYIGCKSGKNAIDSFKALSPSKVWPWVGRLGVFACFVLLSFYSVVGGWVLNYVVHAFTGQIHTGADFEALFGATIASPAGSIAYQGLFMLMTVWVVKSGISNGIEKANRYMMPALFVLFVLLAVRSLTLPGAMAGVSFLLKPDWSYIRQETMLTALGQAFFALSIGVSTMITYAAYLDKKQDLFRSGNSIMWMNLFVSLLAGLVIFPAVFAFGFEPSQGPGLIFVVLPAVFMKMPLGTLLFAVFMLLVVFATLTSAFSMLETVIAAVIREDEGKRESRTWIIGTAIFLVGIPSALSFGVMAEVKFFGKTLFDLWDFMITALIMPLSALSVSVFVGWLQNRATVLEHMREGSTVPQTVLILWLNTLRFIAPVAIVLVFLNALGIDFTAWITQAK; encoded by the coding sequence ATGAAAACCCCTTCCAGCTGGTCGTCGAAGATCGGCTTTATTTTGTCCGCCGCCGGTTCGGCCATCGGGCTGGGCGCGATTTGGAAATTCCCCTACACGGCGGGCACGAACGGCGGGGCGGTGTTTTTCCTGCTGTTTCTGATATTTACCGTGCTGGTTGCCCTGCCGGTGCAGCTGGCCGAGTTTTACATCGGCTGCAAGAGCGGCAAAAACGCGATCGATTCGTTCAAAGCCCTCTCGCCGAGCAAGGTGTGGCCGTGGGTGGGGCGGCTGGGGGTGTTCGCCTGCTTTGTGCTGCTGTCGTTTTACAGCGTGGTGGGCGGCTGGGTGCTCAATTACGTGGTGCACGCCTTTACCGGCCAAATCCACACGGGCGCGGATTTTGAGGCACTGTTCGGCGCGACGATTGCCAGCCCCGCCGGTTCGATCGCCTATCAGGGGCTGTTTATGCTGATGACGGTGTGGGTGGTGAAAAGCGGGATTTCCAACGGCATCGAAAAGGCCAACCGCTATATGATGCCCGCGCTGTTTGTGCTGTTTGTGCTGCTGGCGGTGCGCTCGCTGACGCTGCCGGGCGCGATGGCGGGGGTGTCCTTCCTGCTGAAACCGGACTGGTCGTACATCCGGCAGGAAACCATGCTCACCGCGCTGGGGCAGGCGTTTTTCGCGCTGAGCATCGGCGTGTCGACGATGATTACCTATGCGGCCTATCTCGACAAAAAACAGGATTTGTTCCGCTCGGGCAACAGCATTATGTGGATGAACCTGTTTGTGTCGCTCTTGGCCGGGCTGGTGATTTTCCCCGCCGTGTTCGCCTTCGGCTTCGAGCCCAGCCAGGGGCCGGGGCTGATTTTCGTGGTGCTGCCGGCGGTGTTTATGAAAATGCCGCTGGGCACGCTGCTGTTTGCAGTGTTTATGCTGCTGGTGGTGTTCGCCACCCTCACCTCGGCGTTTTCGATGCTGGAAACGGTGATTGCGGCGGTGATCCGCGAAGACGAGGGCAAACGCGAGAGCCGCACCTGGATTATCGGCACGGCGATTTTCCTGGTCGGCATTCCGTCCGCGCTGTCGTTCGGCGTGATGGCGGAAGTGAAATTTTTCGGCAAAACGCTGTTTGATTTGTGGGATTTCATGATTACCGCGCTGATTATGCCGCTCAGCGCACTGAGCGTGTCGGTATTCGTCGGCTGGCTGCAAAACCGCGCCACAGTGCTGGAACACATGCGCGAGGGCAGCACCGTGCCGCAAACCGTGCTGATCCTGTGGCTCAACACCCTGCGCTTCATCGCGCCGGTGGCCATCGTGCTGGTCTTTCTCAACGCGCTGGGCATCGATTTCACGGCTTGGATTACCCAAGCGAAATAA
- the ffh gene encoding signal recognition particle protein, producing MLDNLTGRFRSVFKNISGAATLNEDNIKPALREVRLALLEADVALPVVRDFVAKVKEKALGREISENLTAEQAFITVVNQALVELMGGANSSLNLAAAAPAVVLMAGLQGAGKTTTVGKLARLLKTQDKKKKILLVSTDVYRPAAIEQLRLLAEQVQADFFPSNVSQKPVEIARAALAQAKRGFYDVLMVDTAGRLAIDQEMMDEIKELHAALDPVETLFVVDAMLGQDAVNTAQAFNEALPLTGVILTKMDGDSRGGAALSVRKITGKPIKFFGTGEKTDGLEAFHPDRIASRILGMGDVLTLVEDVQKGIDEEAAAEMAKKLRRGKSFDLNDFKLQIQQMRNMGGLENLMSKMPGEIGQLSKQIPEGTAEKAMGHVEAIINSMTPKERANPALIKASRKRRIAAGAGTTVQEVNKMLKQFEQSQQMMKMFSGNNMRKLMSLAKGMKGVFPGMK from the coding sequence ATGCTCGACAACCTTACCGGCCGCTTCCGCTCCGTGTTCAAAAACATCAGCGGTGCGGCCACGCTCAACGAAGACAACATCAAACCCGCCCTGCGCGAAGTGCGCCTCGCCCTCTTGGAAGCCGACGTCGCCCTGCCCGTGGTGCGCGATTTCGTCGCCAAAGTGAAGGAAAAGGCACTCGGCCGCGAAATCAGCGAAAACCTCACGGCGGAACAGGCATTTATCACCGTCGTCAACCAAGCCCTCGTCGAACTGATGGGCGGCGCGAACAGTAGCCTCAACCTTGCCGCCGCCGCGCCAGCCGTGGTGCTGATGGCCGGTTTGCAGGGCGCGGGCAAAACCACCACCGTCGGCAAACTCGCCCGCCTGCTCAAAACGCAGGACAAAAAGAAAAAAATCCTGCTCGTTTCCACCGACGTGTACCGCCCCGCCGCCATCGAGCAACTGCGCCTGCTCGCCGAACAGGTGCAGGCCGATTTCTTCCCCTCCAACGTCTCGCAAAAACCGGTCGAAATCGCCCGCGCCGCCCTCGCCCAAGCCAAACGCGGCTTCTACGACGTGCTGATGGTCGATACCGCCGGCCGGCTGGCCATCGATCAGGAAATGATGGACGAAATCAAAGAGCTGCACGCCGCGCTCGATCCGGTGGAAACCCTGTTTGTCGTCGACGCCATGCTCGGCCAGGACGCGGTGAACACCGCGCAGGCGTTCAATGAAGCCCTGCCGCTCACCGGCGTCATCCTCACCAAGATGGACGGCGACTCGCGCGGCGGCGCGGCCTTGTCGGTGCGCAAAATCACCGGCAAGCCGATTAAGTTTTTCGGCACGGGTGAAAAAACCGACGGCCTCGAAGCCTTCCACCCCGACCGCATCGCCTCGCGCATTCTGGGCATGGGCGACGTGCTGACGCTGGTGGAGGACGTGCAAAAAGGCATAGACGAAGAGGCCGCCGCCGAAATGGCGAAAAAGCTGCGGCGCGGCAAAAGTTTCGACCTCAACGATTTCAAATTGCAGATCCAGCAGATGCGCAATATGGGCGGACTGGAAAACCTGATGTCGAAAATGCCCGGCGAAATCGGCCAGCTTTCCAAACAGATTCCCGAAGGCACGGCGGAAAAGGCGATGGGGCATGTGGAAGCCATCATCAATTCGATGACCCCGAAAGAGCGCGCCAACCCCGCGCTCATCAAAGCCTCGCGCAAACGCCGCATCGCCGCCGGCGCGGGCACGACGGTGCAGGAAGTGAACAAAATGCTCAAACAGTTCGAGCAGTCGCAGCAGATGATGAAAATGTTCAGCGGCAACAATATGCGCAAGCTGATGAGCCTGGCCAAAGGCATGAAGGGCGTGTTCCCCGGCATGAAGTAG
- the dnaQ gene encoding DNA polymerase III subunit epsilon, producing MARERQIILDTETTGLYSDRGDRILEFAGIEMRKRRLTERTLHLYIHPDRDIPEEAAAVHGITLDTLAEKNAPKFAAVGQEIADFLRGAELIIHNARFDVGFLDMEFERMGLPTIEELGCEVTDTLAMAREKYPGQKASLDALCGRLDIDRSKRVYHGALIDCELLAEVYLAMTREQFDLVGGSDDNNGDTPAQNTRTAAPLVRTGRLKVIKADATELAAHAAILDEINQATGGHCLWQPQAREHAE from the coding sequence ATGGCACGCGAACGCCAAATCATCCTCGACACCGAAACCACCGGCCTCTACTCCGACCGGGGCGACCGCATCCTCGAATTTGCCGGCATCGAAATGCGCAAACGCCGCCTCACCGAGCGCACCCTCCACCTCTACATCCACCCCGACCGCGACATCCCCGAAGAAGCCGCGGCCGTACACGGCATCACCCTCGACACCCTCGCCGAAAAAAACGCCCCAAAATTCGCCGCCGTCGGCCAAGAAATCGCCGACTTCCTGCGCGGTGCCGAACTCATCATCCACAACGCCCGCTTCGACGTCGGCTTCCTCGACATGGAATTCGAGCGCATGGGGCTGCCCACCATCGAAGAACTCGGCTGCGAAGTAACCGACACCCTCGCCATGGCGCGCGAAAAATACCCCGGCCAGAAAGCCAGCCTCGACGCCCTGTGCGGCCGCCTCGACATCGACCGCAGCAAACGCGTCTACCACGGCGCACTCATCGACTGCGAACTCCTCGCCGAAGTCTACCTCGCCATGACCCGCGAACAATTCGACCTCGTCGGCGGCAGCGACGACAACAACGGCGACACCCCCGCCCAAAACACACGAACCGCCGCCCCCCTCGTGCGCACAGGCCGTCTGAAAGTCATCAAAGCCGACGCAACCGAACTCGCCGCCCACGCCGCCATCCTCGACGAAATCAACCAAGCCACCGGCGGCCACTGCCTCTGGCAGCCCCAAGCGCGGGAACACGCCGAATGA
- the ispD gene encoding 2-C-methyl-D-erythritol 4-phosphate cytidylyltransferase, giving the protein MSPRNIALIPAAGSGSRFGAAKPKQYLEIGGKTVLQHTIDIFLAHPQIHYTAVILAPADHIFQTASSKRLGIFRAGGASRAQTVRNGLHALSAQGIAAPHDNILVHDAARCCLPPEALTRLIEAAGGTPEGGILAMPVADTLKRGDGANRIAATVPRTALWQAQTPQLFQTALLLRALCAADSDGFTDEASAVEALGIRPQLVEGDARNLKLTLPQDETLVRLLLAAV; this is encoded by the coding sequence ATGAGCCCCCGCAACATCGCCCTCATCCCCGCCGCCGGCAGCGGCAGCCGCTTCGGCGCGGCCAAGCCCAAACAATATCTCGAAATCGGCGGCAAAACCGTCTTGCAGCACACCATAGACATCTTCCTCGCCCACCCGCAAATCCACTACACCGCCGTCATCCTCGCTCCCGCCGACCACATTTTTCAGACGGCCTCATCCAAACGCCTCGGCATCTTCCGCGCCGGCGGCGCAAGCCGCGCCCAAACCGTGCGCAACGGCCTGCACGCCCTCTCCGCCCAAGGCATCGCCGCCCCGCACGACAACATCCTCGTCCACGACGCCGCCCGCTGCTGCCTCCCCCCCGAAGCCCTCACCCGCCTCATCGAAGCAGCCGGCGGCACACCCGAAGGCGGCATCCTCGCCATGCCCGTGGCCGACACCCTCAAACGCGGCGACGGCGCAAACCGCATCGCTGCCACCGTCCCCCGCACCGCCCTCTGGCAGGCGCAAACCCCCCAGCTTTTCCAAACCGCCCTACTCCTACGCGCCCTCTGTGCCGCCGACAGCGACGGCTTCACCGACGAAGCCTCCGCCGTCGAAGCCCTCGGCATCCGCCCCCAGCTGGTCGAAGGCGACGCCCGCAACCTCAAACTCACCCTGCCGCAGGACGAAACCCTCGTCCGCCTCCTGCTCGCGGCCGTCTGA
- a CDS encoding cytochrome C assembly family protein: MPIMLICLTFVYAALAAFVWFWRLKREAADYPLGRELAVLAAALLPHGAALLLPVLSDHVLILGLGYATAVVVWLMLMLYLAGSFFYRLRGLQLLLYPLSAFLLLCAALFPGHSAAYRLDDWPFMLHIVSSLLAYSLFGITTLIAVLILWLSRDLHRHRLSPSRSFLPPLLSLEKMMFQSMWAGFALLTVSVVSGTFFSEAVFGRPLTFTHKNLFGVLSWFIYAGLLLKRSMMSWRGKRPAVWTIVGFVCLMLAYAGSKFVLEVLLNR; the protein is encoded by the coding sequence ATGCCGATTATGCTGATTTGTCTGACGTTTGTTTACGCCGCGCTGGCCGCCTTCGTGTGGTTTTGGCGGCTCAAAAGGGAGGCGGCGGATTATCCGCTGGGGCGCGAGCTGGCGGTGCTGGCCGCCGCGCTGCTGCCGCACGGCGCGGCTTTGCTGTTGCCGGTGCTCTCCGACCATGTGTTGATACTCGGCTTGGGTTATGCCACGGCGGTGGTGGTGTGGCTGATGCTGATGCTGTATCTGGCGGGCAGTTTTTTCTACCGCCTGCGCGGCTTGCAGCTTTTGCTGTATCCCCTGTCGGCCTTCCTGCTGCTTTGCGCCGCGCTGTTTCCCGGCCATTCGGCGGCCTACCGGCTGGACGACTGGCCGTTTATGCTGCACATCGTGTCCTCGCTGCTGGCGTACAGCCTGTTCGGCATCACCACGCTGATTGCGGTGCTGATTCTGTGGCTGAGCCGCGATTTGCACCGCCACCGCCTCTCACCCTCACGCTCCTTCCTGCCGCCGCTGTTGAGTTTGGAAAAGATGATGTTCCAGTCGATGTGGGCGGGCTTCGCGCTGCTGACGGTGTCGGTGGTGAGCGGCACGTTTTTTTCCGAGGCGGTGTTCGGCCGCCCGCTCACTTTCACGCATAAAAACCTGTTCGGCGTGCTGTCGTGGTTTATCTATGCCGGCCTGCTGCTCAAACGCAGCATGATGTCGTGGCGCGGCAAACGGCCGGCGGTGTGGACGATTGTCGGCTTCGTCTGCCTGATGCTGGCCTACGCGGGCAGCAAGTTTGTGCTGGAAGTGCTGCTGAACCGCTGA
- the pgi gene encoding glucose-6-phosphate isomerase has product MPDITQTAAWQALARHRRDTAGISIRDRFAAEPDRFARMHGQIHGLLADYSKNRIGEDTLSLLVSLAETARLPQKMQAVRRGEPVNASEGRPALHAALRLPPDAPPVCASGENVLPEIRRERERALDFADRLISGAYANADGLPFTDLVNIGIGGSDLGARMAAAALAPYHTRLRVHFAANADGAELSAALAGLDPRRTLFALASKSFTTPETLLNAHAARDWLRQGGVGENELPRHFAAVSAHAEAAAAFGIAAENRFAMPEGVGGRYSVWSPVGLPLMAAVGSEHFRAFLAGGHAMDEHFFTAPLRRNLPAILGLIGIWYNNFHGAQTHAVVPYTHLLRHLPAHLQQLDMESNGKSVTQSGEPVACDTGSIFWGGEGVNSQHAFFQLLHQGTRLVPVDFIVPVNTPEAAQNRRFTAANAFAQAEALMLGKTDPAPHRRFEGNRPSNTLLIDRLDPFTLGLLIALYEHRTFVQAAVWDTNPFDQWGVQYGKTLAQTILSELDGGENRPHDHSTAALIARFRQQDKSA; this is encoded by the coding sequence ATGCCCGACATCACCCAAACCGCCGCCTGGCAGGCACTCGCACGACACCGCCGCGATACGGCGGGCATCAGCATCCGCGACCGCTTCGCCGCCGAGCCCGACCGCTTCGCGCGCATGCACGGGCAGATACACGGCCTCCTGGCCGATTACAGTAAAAACCGCATCGGCGAAGACACCCTCTCCCTGCTGGTTTCCCTGGCCGAAACCGCCCGCCTGCCGCAAAAAATGCAGGCCGTGCGGCGCGGCGAACCCGTCAATGCCAGCGAAGGCCGCCCCGCCCTGCACGCCGCCCTGCGCCTGCCGCCCGACGCCCCGCCGGTCTGCGCGTCCGGCGAAAACGTCCTGCCCGAAATACGGCGCGAACGCGAACGCGCCCTCGATTTCGCCGACCGCCTCATCAGCGGCGCATACGCCAATGCAGACGGCCTGCCGTTTACCGATCTGGTCAACATCGGCATCGGCGGCTCCGACCTCGGCGCGCGCATGGCCGCCGCCGCCCTCGCCCCCTACCACACCCGCCTGCGCGTGCATTTCGCCGCCAACGCCGACGGCGCGGAACTCTCCGCCGCCCTCGCCGGCCTCGACCCCCGCCGCACCCTGTTTGCCCTCGCCAGCAAAAGTTTCACCACCCCCGAAACCCTGCTCAACGCCCACGCCGCCCGCGACTGGCTGCGCCAAGGCGGCGTGGGCGAAAACGAGCTGCCGCGCCACTTCGCCGCCGTGTCCGCCCACGCCGAAGCCGCCGCCGCCTTCGGCATCGCCGCCGAAAACCGCTTCGCCATGCCCGAAGGCGTGGGCGGGCGTTACTCCGTCTGGTCGCCCGTCGGCCTGCCCCTGATGGCCGCCGTCGGCTCCGAACACTTCCGCGCCTTCCTCGCCGGCGGGCACGCGATGGACGAACACTTCTTCACCGCCCCGCTGCGCCGCAACCTCCCCGCCATCCTCGGCCTCATCGGCATCTGGTACAACAACTTCCACGGCGCGCAAACCCATGCCGTCGTCCCCTACACCCACCTGCTGCGCCACCTGCCCGCGCACCTGCAACAGCTCGACATGGAAAGCAACGGCAAAAGCGTAACCCAATCCGGCGAACCCGTTGCCTGCGACACCGGCAGCATCTTCTGGGGCGGCGAAGGCGTCAACAGCCAGCACGCCTTCTTCCAACTCCTGCACCAGGGCACGCGGCTGGTGCCGGTGGACTTCATCGTTCCCGTCAACACCCCCGAAGCCGCGCAAAACCGCCGCTTCACCGCCGCCAACGCCTTCGCCCAGGCCGAAGCCCTGATGCTCGGCAAAACCGACCCCGCCCCCCACCGCCGTTTCGAGGGCAACCGCCCCAGCAACACCCTGCTCATCGACCGCCTCGACCCCTTCACCCTCGGCCTGCTCATCGCCCTGTACGAACACCGCACCTTCGTCCAGGCCGCCGTGTGGGACACCAACCCCTTCGACCAATGGGGCGTGCAATACGGCAAAACCCTGGCGCAAACCATCCTCTCCGAACTCGACGGCGGCGAAAACCGCCCCCACGACCACTCCACCGCCGCCCTGATTGCCCGCTTCCGCCAGCAGGACAAGTCCGCCTAG
- a CDS encoding 16S rRNA pseudouridine(516) synthase, with translation MQLVKYLQAQGVGSRRQCERLAECGGVEVNGETVSGAKTEIAPDSVRTLRIGGAAVCVVPLPYFYIVLNKPAGYETSHKPRDWPGVFTLFPANLRNLDMQAVGRLDADTTGVLLITNDGQFNHRMTSPKHHVAKLYRATLKHAADAALCETLQNGVLLHDDNETVAADAAELADPHTLLLTIGEGKYHQVKRMVAAAGNRVEKLHRLRFGSWSAEDLAVGEWRFVSIG, from the coding sequence ATGCAGCTGGTCAAATATTTGCAGGCGCAGGGCGTCGGCAGCCGCAGGCAGTGCGAAAGGCTCGCCGAATGCGGCGGTGTGGAGGTGAACGGCGAAACGGTGTCCGGCGCGAAAACGGAAATCGCGCCGGATTCGGTGCGCACGCTGCGCATCGGCGGCGCGGCGGTGTGCGTTGTGCCGCTGCCTTATTTCTATATTGTGCTGAACAAGCCCGCAGGCTACGAAACGTCGCACAAGCCGCGCGACTGGCCGGGCGTGTTTACGCTGTTTCCCGCCAACCTGCGCAATCTCGATATGCAGGCGGTCGGCCGGCTGGACGCGGATACCACCGGCGTGCTGCTGATTACCAACGACGGCCAGTTCAACCACCGCATGACTTCGCCCAAGCACCATGTCGCCAAACTCTACCGCGCCACGCTCAAACACGCCGCCGACGCGGCCTTGTGCGAAACGCTGCAAAACGGCGTGCTGCTGCACGACGACAATGAAACCGTGGCCGCCGACGCGGCGGAGCTTGCCGACCCGCACACGCTGCTGCTGACCATCGGCGAGGGGAAATACCACCAGGTCAAACGCATGGTCGCGGCGGCGGGCAACCGCGTCGAAAAGCTGCACCGCCTGCGCTTCGGCAGCTGGTCGGCCGAGGATTTGGCGGTGGGAGAATGGCGTTTTGTTTCAATCGGATAA
- the hemN gene encoding oxygen-independent coproporphyrinogen III oxidase — protein sequence MKTIHIAKADAAPEFDRELIAALPSSGPRYTSYPTADRFHSGFGEAEYIATLAQRGAGALNKPLSLYIHIPFCDTICYYCGCNKIITKDKTRADEYLDYLEREAELLAPHLNGKNPLAQLHFGGGTPTFLSDGQLDRVFAMIRRHFTLLGEGEYSIEIDPRKVSRDTVHHLGRLGFNRMSVGIQDFDPKVQAAVNRIQSVEETRNVIEAAREAGFKSVSVDLIYGLPHQTLDSIKPTIDTVLSLDPDRLALYHYAHLPHIFKPQRRIDTAAVPSSEEKLDILQYAVRRLSEAGYVFIGMDHFAKPNDELAIALREGLLQRNFQGYSTYADCDLVALGVSAIGKIGGTYEQNERNITDYYAALDAGRLPVMRGYRLNRDDILRRNIIQDLMCRFALDYRDYEAAFGIPFARYFAAELADLRQMEQLGLVALTPRSLAVTPKGRFLIRNIAMVFDYHLRHRETKAQYSQTV from the coding sequence ATGAAAACCATACATATCGCCAAGGCCGACGCCGCCCCCGAATTCGACCGCGAACTCATCGCCGCCCTCCCGTCCAGCGGCCCGCGCTACACCTCCTACCCCACGGCCGACCGCTTTCACAGCGGCTTCGGCGAAGCCGAATATATCGCCACCCTCGCCCAGCGCGGCGCGGGCGCGTTGAACAAACCCCTTTCCCTCTACATCCACATCCCCTTCTGCGACACCATCTGCTACTACTGCGGCTGCAACAAAATCATCACCAAAGACAAAACCCGCGCCGACGAATACCTCGACTACCTCGAACGCGAAGCCGAACTGCTCGCCCCCCACCTGAACGGCAAAAACCCGCTCGCCCAGCTCCACTTCGGCGGCGGCACCCCCACCTTTCTTTCAGATGGCCAACTCGACCGCGTGTTCGCCATGATACGCCGCCATTTCACCCTCCTGGGCGAAGGCGAATACTCCATCGAAATCGACCCCCGCAAAGTCAGCCGCGACACCGTGCACCACCTCGGCCGCCTCGGCTTCAACCGCATGAGCGTCGGCATACAGGATTTTGATCCCAAAGTGCAGGCCGCCGTCAACCGCATCCAAAGCGTGGAAGAAACCCGCAACGTCATCGAAGCCGCCCGCGAAGCCGGCTTCAAATCCGTCAGCGTCGACCTGATTTACGGCCTGCCGCACCAAACGCTCGACAGCATCAAGCCCACCATCGACACCGTTCTCTCGCTCGACCCCGACCGCCTCGCCCTCTACCACTACGCCCACCTACCGCACATCTTCAAACCCCAGCGGCGCATCGACACAGCCGCCGTCCCGTCCAGCGAAGAAAAACTCGACATCCTGCAATACGCCGTGCGCCGCCTCAGCGAAGCCGGCTACGTCTTCATCGGCATGGACCATTTCGCCAAACCGAACGACGAACTCGCCATCGCCCTGCGCGAAGGCCTGCTGCAACGCAACTTCCAAGGCTACTCCACCTATGCCGACTGCGACCTCGTCGCCCTGGGCGTGTCCGCCATCGGCAAAATCGGCGGCACCTACGAACAAAACGAGCGCAACATCACCGACTACTACGCCGCCCTCGACGCCGGCCGCCTGCCCGTCATGCGCGGCTACCGCCTCAACCGCGACGACATCCTGCGGCGCAACATCATCCAAGACCTCATGTGCCGCTTCGCCCTCGACTACCGCGACTACGAAGCCGCCTTCGGCATCCCGTTCGCCCGCTACTTCGCCGCCGAGCTGGCCGACTTGCGGCAGATGGAACAACTCGGCCTCGTCGCCCTCACCCCCCGCAGCCTCGCCGTAACCCCCAAAGGCCGCTTCCTCATCCGCAACATCGCCATGGTGTTCGACTACCACCTGCGCCACCGCGAAACCAAAGCGCAATACTCGCAAACCGTGTAA